The following coding sequences lie in one Lolium perenne isolate Kyuss_39 chromosome 2, Kyuss_2.0, whole genome shotgun sequence genomic window:
- the LOC127335670 gene encoding endogenous alpha-amylase/subtilisin inhibitor, translating into MGSHRVHPLLFLILSILATSTLSCISADSSPSPVYDTDGHELRADANYYVLPANRAHGGGLTMAPGHGRRCPLFVAQEPSGHGDGFPVRITPHGGAPSDQIIRLSTDVRIHFRAYTTCVQSTEWHIDSELLFGRRHVITGPVTEPSPTGRENAFRIKKYIGSSEAREYKLMSCGGDGNSCQDLGVFRDGKGGAWFLGATEPYHVVVFKKAPSTV; encoded by the coding sequence ATGGGTAGCCACCGTGTCCATCCCCTCCTCTTCCTCATCCTCTCCATTCTAGCCACCTCCACCCTCTCGTGCATCAGCGCTGATTCCTCGCCGTCGCCGGTCTACGACACCGACGGGCACGAGCTGCGCGCCGATGCCAACTACTACGTCCTTCCGGCCAACCGCGCTCACGGCGGAGGGCTCACGATGGCGCCAGGCCACGGCCGCCGCTGCCCGCTCTTCGTGGCGCAGGAGCCCAGCGGGCACGGCGACGGGTTCCCCGTGCGTATCACTCCGCACGGTGGCGCGCCGTCCGACCAGATCATCCGCCTCTCGACCGACGTCCGCATCCACTTCCGCGCCTACACGACGTGCGTGCAGTCCACCGAGTGGCACATCGACAGCGAGCTGCTGTTCGGCCGCCGGCACGTGATCACCGGCCCGGTCACGGAGCCGAGCCCAACCGGCAGGGAGAACGCGTTCCGCATCAAGAAGTATATTGGCAGCTCGGAGGCGCGCGAGTACAAGCTGATGTCCTGCGGAGGCGACGGGAACTCGTGCCAGGATTTGGGGGTGTTCAGGGACGGCAAGGGCGGCGCGTGGTTCTTGGGCGCCACCGAACCCTACCATGTCGTCGTCTTCAAGAAGGCGCCGTCCACCGTTTAA